Below is a window of Cytophaga hutchinsonii ATCC 33406 DNA.
TTACTGTATTCAACCATAACATACACCTCATAAAAAGAATGTATGAGGAAATTTGCCTGCCTAATAATTTAATCCTGATCCTGAACCCTTCGTTTGAATACAACCAGGTTGAAGTTGGCACCGGGCTGCAGAAAAAAGAACTGGATATACTTTCCTACTGGGCAAAGCAAAAAAATATTTACATCAATGAGGCCTTTATTCAATTGCGGCTGGATGGCGGCAACCACACAGCAGATCCTGTTTGTAAAGCCGCTTCTTCTACCTTAGTTATTTCTCCGGAAAATAAACTGGTGCTTCCGTGTTATCATCTGGGCACAGATTCATTTCAAATTGAAAATAATTTATTTGACTTATATCATTCCAAAGAAGTACGGGCAATCATTGCGCAGGAAGGAAAACTGGATGCGTGTGAGGGCTGTACGATCAACTGTTATATGCAGCCGTCGTTTGCGGTAGAGATCAATAAATACTGGTTCAAGGCAATGCCCAGTACATTAAAATACAGTCGCGAAAAAGGCACGTGGAAGCAGTTGTTCCGGTAGGGGCAACCTTGCGGTTGTCCTATTAGTAGGGGCAACCCTTGCGGTTGTCCTATTAACATTAACGGTGTTTTGATATCGGGAAACGGTTTTATTAATTAGGGCAAGGGTTTTTAATATTGGGCAATGGTTTTATAATGCCGGGCAATGTTTTTATAATGGCGGGCAACCGCAAGGGTTGCCCCTACAGTCGTTGTACACTGGTTGCGCCAACATTTCCTTCCTTTTCTTCATTCACTTTCTTATATTTACATATATCAATTTATACGCCAACACATGAATCTTCGCATCTTTTTTGATCCTGTTTCAATAGAACTGCAACCTTCCGATTTATTAGAACCATACATTTTCGCTAACTCCATTCAATACTATAAAGATTCTTTTCCGGATCTGAATGGTGTACACATTGCATTGGTGGGCTTGTCGGAAGAACGTGGTTCGACAACTAACATGGGCGCAGAAAAAGGTGCGGATGAAATACGCAAAAAACTGTATGTACTACGCAGAGGTGCCGGCAGCAACAACATTGTCGATCTTGGAAATCTGCGTGTTGGTATTAATGTAGAAGAAAGTTATTTACGCATTAAAGAAGTATGCGAATTCCTGCTGGAATTAAATATTATTCCGGTATTGTTTGGCGGCACGCATGATCTGGACCTTGGGCAGTTTCAGGCGTATGCCGGAAGCAATAAGCTGATAAGTGTATTGAATGTCGATGCACATATTGATATGAATATTCCGACAGAAGATATCAGCAAAACGCACCTGCACCGGATTCTGCTGCACGAGCCGAATTTCCTTTTTAACTTTTCTCAGTTGGCGTATCAAACATATTTAACCGATCAGGAAACATTAAATGTTCTTGAAAAACTTTATTTTGAAATGTACCGCATTGGGCAAATGCGCGAAGGACTGGATGAGATTGAACCGGTGATCCGTGATGCGGATATGATCAGCTTTGATATAACCGCCATACGACATAGCGATGCAGCAGGCAACGCCAACGCACAACCTTTTGGATTAACAGGCGAAGAAGCCTGCCAGATCTGCTGGTATGCGGGTTTGAATTCAAAACTTACATCTATCGGCATCTATGAATACAATCCGCTGTTTGATGAGCGCAGACAAACGGCATCAGTCATTGCAACCATGATCTGGTATTTCATTGAAGGTTTTTATAACCGCAAAGAAGATACTGATTTTACAAGCAGCAAATATGTGCGCTATATTGTACCGATGCAGGGTGAACCATCGCAGCTAACCTTTTACAAACACCTGCAAACGGAAAAGTGGTGGATGGAAGTTCCGTTCCCGAATAACAAACACCAATACGCGCGCAACTCGATCATACCTTGCTCCTATTCGGATTACTTGACCGCAAACCGCAGCGAACTTCCTTACCGCTGGATCAATACGCATGCTAAACTCATCTGATCCATCTGCTCTGAAAGAGTATACTAAAAGCCAGCTGGCGCTGCGCAACGGGCAGGACAAGCCCGAGATCTGGTGCGCATATAAGGGATTGATCTATGATGTATCACTCTCGAAATTATGGCGCAACGGAAAGCATTACGAACACTGGGCCGGACAGGATCTGACAGATGAAATGAAGGATGCCCCCCATACGCAGAATGTGTTTGATACGTTTGCGGTGGTGGGAAAGTTAGTTACGAAGTAGTTTCCAGTTGCTAGGTACTAGTTGCTAGACAATACTTCTTATCAGCTGCTGAAGTAGATATTAGTTTTCAGATAAAAATATAAAATCAAAAATATAAATAACGGTACAGTTTTTAGTCTAGAACCTAGAAACTAGTAACTAGTAACTAACACACATGATTGCAATCGTCGATAGTGGTTCTACAAAATCAAATTGGTTGTTCACCGGTAAAAAGCCCGGCGAAGATTTTTCTATCCGTACTACCGGTATTAATCCGTATTATCAAACGGTAGAAGAAATACAGGAAGCACTGCAAAAAGAACTGGTACCAAATCTTCCGCAGATCAGTTTAATTACGGCGGTATACTTTTATGGTGCAGGCTGCGAATTGCCCGCACAGCAAGCAGTTGTAGCACGTGCCATCTCTCCCCTGTTCAATAACTGCATTGTACTTGTAGATAGCGACCTGATTGCCGCTGCCCGTTCGGTACTTGGCGATGAAACAGGCATCTGCTGCATCAGCGGTACCGGGTCAAACACCTGTTATTACGATGGCAAAAAGATCGTACGCAACATCAATTCACTCGGTTTATATATGGGCGACGAAGGCAGCGGCGGCTTCTTAGGCAAGTTGCTGGCACGCGATTATATCCGCGAATCGATGCCACTTGACATACGTGCACGCTTTGAAGTATTTACTGCAGATCGCAAAAGTGACATAATGGACAAAGTATATAAAAAACCTTTTCCAAACCGTTATCTGGCTTCACTTGCACCTTTTGCCATTCTGCATAAATCGGATAATTACATAAACGAATTGATCGAAGAGAATTTCCGTTTATTATTTGACAACTGTATTTGCAGATACGATGACTTTGAAAAACTACCCGTGCGCTTTATTGGTTCTATTGGCTTGCATTTAAGAGATGCCTTAGAAAAAGTTGCGTCGGATAAAAAAGTCAAAATTGATAAAATTGTTGATGACCCGATGCAAGGGTTAAAAGAATATCATTTGAAACATACTGTATGAGCATAACAGAATCATCGTCTAACTATTCAAACCTGGAACAGATGTCTGTTTCAGACTTATTGACGAACATCAATAAAGAAGATAAAACAGTTCCGCTTGCGATT
It encodes the following:
- a CDS encoding radical SAM protein codes for the protein MRLISKPVLCNYYVTYRCNATCGFCDIWEKPSPYVTPEAVEQNMRDLKKLGVKVIDFTGGEPLLHREMDTLLRIAKKYGMITTLTTNALLYPKWAERLKGLIDMLHFSLDSPDKAEHDTLRGVACFDFVLESIEKAKALGERPDIIFTVFNHNIHLIKRMYEEICLPNNLILILNPSFEYNQVEVGTGLQKKELDILSYWAKQKNIYINEAFIQLRLDGGNHTADPVCKAASSTLVISPENKLVLPCYHLGTDSFQIENNLFDLYHSKEVRAIIAQEGKLDACEGCTINCYMQPSFAVEINKYWFKAMPSTLKYSREKGTWKQLFR
- a CDS encoding formimidoylglutamase, encoding MNLRIFFDPVSIELQPSDLLEPYIFANSIQYYKDSFPDLNGVHIALVGLSEERGSTTNMGAEKGADEIRKKLYVLRRGAGSNNIVDLGNLRVGINVEESYLRIKEVCEFLLELNIIPVLFGGTHDLDLGQFQAYAGSNKLISVLNVDAHIDMNIPTEDISKTHLHRILLHEPNFLFNFSQLAYQTYLTDQETLNVLEKLYFEMYRIGQMREGLDEIEPVIRDADMISFDITAIRHSDAAGNANAQPFGLTGEEACQICWYAGLNSKLTSIGIYEYNPLFDERRQTASVIATMIWYFIEGFYNRKEDTDFTSSKYVRYIVPMQGEPSQLTFYKHLQTEKWWMEVPFPNNKHQYARNSIIPCSYSDYLTANRSELPYRWINTHAKLI
- a CDS encoding cytochrome b5 domain-containing protein codes for the protein MLNSSDPSALKEYTKSQLALRNGQDKPEIWCAYKGLIYDVSLSKLWRNGKHYEHWAGQDLTDEMKDAPHTQNVFDTFAVVGKLVTK